From the Falco biarmicus isolate bFalBia1 chromosome 19, bFalBia1.pri, whole genome shotgun sequence genome, one window contains:
- the SSR2 gene encoding translocon-associated protein subunit beta isoform X1: MCLSQTEGRPGGEGASFFPLEKAVRRELCRPRDQMGRNVSSSQGKREVWPPSAFLRKAASSWAGRTTFPSMPRAAAMLHRVTSAAATLTRPCPERRGAETMKLLILAVFALFYVVRCEEGARLLASKSLLNRYAVEGKDLTLQYNIYNVGSSAALDVELSDDSFPPEDFGIVSGMLNVKWDRIAPASNVSHTVVLRPLKAGYFNFTSATITYLVQEGGQVVVGFTSAPGQGGILAQREFDRRFSPHFLDWAAFGVMTLPSIGIPLLLWYSSKRKYDTPKTKKN, encoded by the exons ATGTGCTTGTCACAAACTGAAGGCCGGCCAGGTGGAGAGGgtgcctctttttttcccttggagaAGGCGGTAAGAAGAGAATTGTGCCGACCTCGAGACCAGATGGGGAGGAACGTGAGCAGTAGCCAAGGGAAGAGGGAGGTATGGCCACCTTCTGCCTTCCTACG GAAAGCTGCATCCTCCTGGGCGGGGAGGACTACATTTCCCAGCATGCCGCGGGCGGCCGCCATGTTGCATCGCGTCACTTCCGCTGCTGCTACGCTGACTCGGCCTTGCCCTGAGCGCCGAGGGGCAGAGACG atgaAGCTCCTGATTCTCGCCGTGTTTGCCCTGTTTTACGTGGTGCGCTGtgaggaaggtgccaggctCCTGGCCTCCAAATCTCTGTTAAACAGATACGCAGTGGAGGGCAAGGACTTGACGTTGCAGTACAACATCTACAATGTTGGCTCTAG TGCTGCTTTAGATGTGGAGCTGTCGGATGATTCTTTCCCCCCCGAAGATTTTGGCATTGTCTCTGGGATGCTCAATGTCAAGTGGGACAGGATTGCTCC AGCGAGTAACGTGTCCCACACTGTGGTTCTGCGGCCTCTCAAAGCTGGTTACTTCAACTTCACCTCTGCTACCATCACATACCTGGTGCAGGAGGGcggacaggttgtg GTTGGTTTCACTAGTGCTCCAGGGCAGGGAGGCATCTTGGCTCAGCGTGAGTTTGACAGGAGGTTCTCCCCTCACTTT CTGGACTGGGCAGCTTTTGGTGTGATGACCCTGCCCTCCATCGGGatcccactgctgctgtggtaCTCGAGCAAGAGGAAGTATGACACCCCCAAGACCAAAAAGAACTGA
- the SSR2 gene encoding translocon-associated protein subunit beta isoform X2 — translation MATFCLPTMKLLILAVFALFYVVRCEEGARLLASKSLLNRYAVEGKDLTLQYNIYNVGSSAALDVELSDDSFPPEDFGIVSGMLNVKWDRIAPASNVSHTVVLRPLKAGYFNFTSATITYLVQEGGQVVVGFTSAPGQGGILAQREFDRRFSPHFLDWAAFGVMTLPSIGIPLLLWYSSKRKYDTPKTKKN, via the exons ATGGCCACCTTCTGCCTTCCTACG atgaAGCTCCTGATTCTCGCCGTGTTTGCCCTGTTTTACGTGGTGCGCTGtgaggaaggtgccaggctCCTGGCCTCCAAATCTCTGTTAAACAGATACGCAGTGGAGGGCAAGGACTTGACGTTGCAGTACAACATCTACAATGTTGGCTCTAG TGCTGCTTTAGATGTGGAGCTGTCGGATGATTCTTTCCCCCCCGAAGATTTTGGCATTGTCTCTGGGATGCTCAATGTCAAGTGGGACAGGATTGCTCC AGCGAGTAACGTGTCCCACACTGTGGTTCTGCGGCCTCTCAAAGCTGGTTACTTCAACTTCACCTCTGCTACCATCACATACCTGGTGCAGGAGGGcggacaggttgtg GTTGGTTTCACTAGTGCTCCAGGGCAGGGAGGCATCTTGGCTCAGCGTGAGTTTGACAGGAGGTTCTCCCCTCACTTT CTGGACTGGGCAGCTTTTGGTGTGATGACCCTGCCCTCCATCGGGatcccactgctgctgtggtaCTCGAGCAAGAGGAAGTATGACACCCCCAAGACCAAAAAGAACTGA